The genome window GGTGAGACCAGcagagaggagcgcggaggaaagttgatgttgacacTTGTTAAACgttacgccggatttccactggatgcgtgtccgttgcggaacggcagcgctggttatccgctgcgtgctccgccgtccgtcaatatccaccggctgcgtttgctgtgcggtgcggtgcagctccgccggaagacatctcggtgcactgccatgattaatatctcctcgtccatggtgttcacggggtgaaatgacgtctgaaaacctctgacctgttgacttcaggcctgcctctgcccattatgtagtttttaaggtgtagtgcagggaaatatgatccgccgtgaacactgtgtattttattttgaaaattaaccggatgttttattgtgtttctgtgcacgacttcctgccccgcacgatctgctctgtgctgaattgctgaaAAATCAATTTGATTGAAAAATCAATTTTCGCATAAGattgtctgtgttttgaatGTCTTAAGTCTTTCTAACTGTCACTCAGTATTTTGATGTCAGTAGTGTGATTTAATTTATGGAGGAAAGTGAGAAAACAGCAgatgtttttgctttattttacgTTTATTCTATTTTcagtttatatttgttttgtttgttcattacTACTGTGACTACATGCTACTAAAATGCTGATGAAAAATCACATGACATAATGATATGTGTATAGcaaattaaaacagtaaaaagcaaTTCACTGGCACTGGACACTGATTTACattgattacattacattgaTTTTGTCAGATAAATCTCTTTATtgcaacaattattttttgtggtattgcaacataaaaaattaacccattctgtttttctttcagccTCCAATACAAGCCACTTCCAAGAGGAGCAGAAGTTACAGCCAAGTAAACaatttggatgtgtgtgtatgtatatatatatatatatatatatatatatatatatatatatatatatatatatatatatatatataaaaatatatatatatataaaaatatatccCAACAGATATAGCAGGATCCAGTTCGAGGCAATACACCCCCCAGAGTCGCCCTCAACATCCACAAAATGGTATGTGATAGCACTCCTCACTAATAACCACAATTTATTAATTTAGagcatgtaaaataaaattatttgaaCAAATTAGATTagtcttgtttttgtgtatctgtTGGAACCTTTGTTTTTCCTGCCTCCAGACATCTTAAGAGGGAACTAAAATATGTatagaaatgttttttgtgatcAAAACTAAAGTGGGCTGAGGTGGGGATTATATGTGGGTGGCCATGGCAGACTTGAAGTTAAATAATACCTTTCAATGTGTGCAGTGATTAAGGTGCGTGGATGCTTGTTTTATACTAGGTGTTAAGTAcacagatgcaaggtcaaagTCAGTACACCAGGCAGCTTTTGAAAGGCAAGTCTATTTCAAATTGTGTAATTCCTTAGTAATTTGCAAGTTTTACTTTCTCTCTTACtaacaattttctttttttttcttttcttttttttttttttaaagaccttTCCATCGAGAAGATGACCACAATGCTCGCtgaagtagtagtggtagtaaagGAAATGTCAAGAGATGTGCAGTTCATCAAAAGTGAACTGGCAGATGCCAGATTTACTCCAGGTGGTCACAGGGGACCAGCGCCAGGCACAACCCTTGAGATGACTCCCATTGACCTGCCGATCATGAATAAGGACAACTTCAATGAGGCAGAATCATCACTGAAGAATGAATCAGTTTGTCAAAGCATGGTAATTTATTTGACAAACTGAACTGCAATATACTTAACACCTTACAATCTACTGCCTGTACAGtatcataagaaaaaaaaaccataaaCATAGGAAACAACTTCATATATCACAGCCCAGTATGAGCTAAGGGTGGGAATCTCTGGGTACCTCACGATTCAATTCCTTCCTTACCTGCCTAGGGACTATGGGTGGAAATTAGCAAAGCTGCTATAACCTGGCATCTTTTCTTGTTCCTACAagattaatgtttatttgtgcattgtccctgttttaaataaatacatttctattctattctattctgatTGAGAGGGCCACGATTCGATGATAAAATGATTCttgatgcaaaaataaaaggaTTCCTGTGTGGGCAGCATCATGATGACAACcacttctctctctcatctctagATTGCTCGCTTGGCTTTGGTTGGGGGCACCTCATCAGACTCTATGATCAGACGGATGCTGTCACCTGCCTTGACCAACTCCCTGGCCTGTCATTTCAACTGGGCTGGCAAAGGAAACAAGCAGCCATTCAGTCGAACAGTGATGCAAGGCTGCATGTTTGGTATGTTTGCTCACCTGAAAATGGTTTACTGGCAGGAGGTCCGCGGGGTCTTgcaaagtattaaaagttgataaatcaattttggggaaattaagacccttaaagtattaaaaagtcttatcACGACTTAAAGAGGTCTTAAATTTTGAAGGTATTTTTCTGAATTAGCTGTCTAAAGAGTTTGAGTCCTCAAAAACATTGTGAAAGTGCgtgaatttatttgttttattaaaaaacaactattATGTGTGCCAGAGCGCACTCGGGCAAAAATTCAGAGGCACAAACGACTTTTCAAAAGACCAGAGAGCACACAAAGTACACTCTGGCGCTCTCAGGGCATATCacgaataaaaaaaaaaagtaaaataaactttgccTTTGATTTATTCTCCCAGCCTATTTGAATTCTGTTGTATAATAGTGGTCTATAGTCTTTATCACAAACTAAAACTGTTAAGTTAAAGGTGTCACTGATGTAAACGGTTACAGCTCAAAGTGGCAGTGAGGTATTGAAATTAACGTCAAGATTCCTGTGTATTCCCTGACTGGGTTAAGTTTAGGGAGGTGGTGTTTGTAGTTAATGACTTTGCGGATTATGGATTTGTACAGCAGAGTGGCATATTTTCAAGTAAGAGGAAATTATAATATTAGACAtatacaaagaaacacaaaatccaACCTAAAGACACTACATTAATTATTACAGCTGCCAAAAATCTCAGACACTAAATctgtcaatcatttattttaattttattttttattcatttatttgacagggACAGTGCATGTTAATAAACAAAACTGTAAACATGCCAGAATTAGCCAAAAGGCTAGTTTTCATCTATAGTACCTGGCCACATGTAAAGTTGGCAtcctaaaaatgaaaataaaagcacagtTTATCACAATCATGTTCAGTAAATATGTTTGTTCAGCACACTGatataaatgtattcatttatttatttatatctcaTCTCTTTCAGCTGCTGCTCGACAGTTTGACCGCAAACTATCCTACCTAGACTTGAGCAATACCGTTAAAAAGTggctgcgttgtgctccagaGAGGGAGCCCCCCCCCTCCCATGTTCCCCCcaatgttattttgtttgtgaaacCTTTTCGTGATTTGGGGATGACAGACCTGGTAGTTTAAAGCTATAACAGACCTGGTACTGTAGTttaaatttgtcattttgtgaaatatttacgTAATGTTTGTGGAGATGACAGACCTGGTAGTTTAAAGCTAATGGACCTGGTACTTTAAAGCTgtcattttgtgaaatgtttactaacttttgctgtCAGTGTGAAATGTTGACAGAATGTTTGTGGGGATGACAGACCTGGTAGTTTAACATGCTGACAAAGGTACTGGTAGCTTCAagcttttgtgaaatgtttccaGAATGTGTTTTAGAATAAACGGGAACATTAAAAACCTGTTTtcaatctttttttcttatctttttatttttttaacttgaataattattaataaataaataaataaatattctaaTGTTGAGGTGTGCTCGGATTATTTGAATTGCGGTAGCCTAATTGGTGATCAGCCTTACCAGCTTACACCATCCTGACCAGCTAAGACCAGCCCGGCCAGTTAAGACCAGCCCGACCTGCTAGTCTGACCAGCTAAGACCAGCCCGACCAGCCAAGACCAGCTtgaccagccaagaccagcctgaccagccaagaccagccTAACCAGCTCATACCACCCTGACCAGCTAAGACCAGCTTGATCAGACCAGCCAAGACCAGTTAAGACCAGCTGACCAAAACCTAGCTCAAACCATCAAACCAGCTAAGACCAGCTTGACCAGCCTAAGCTGTTTTTTTCAGCAGGGGGTTTGGGTGAAAATAAATAGatttctgtcagaaagggctTTCTAACAGAAAAACCaggaaaacttctcccatgCGCTACCCCACAGGACCCTGGCAATCTCAGTCCCAGCTCCAACCATGAGTTCTTGGTTCTTGCCCCCTGCAACAGCAATTCCTGATCCTTCGGGAACCAAATTTCAAAAGGAATTTTGTTCTCTTATTCTGCAAAATTAAAGTGAAATGAAATAGGGGAAAATATTTTGCTTTAGGATCTGTAGGcttacatttaaattaaatgccTTAACATGCATGGCAGAGTAGTGGAGTGAGGACCGGGTATATGTAGGCAGGTTGATGAGCTGAGTAGAAACAGGTTTGCCTCTTCAGCTGCAGTGGAAAGAGCCAGCCACACCCCCTGCCACACAAGCCTGGCAGGAACAGAAACAAAGAGGGAAGGGGGAAGGgagaacacacaaaaaaaacacacaaaaaccaaAACTAAAACAATCATCATAAGGTTGAGCAGTATGCTCCTTATTAGTCTCATGAGaacttcctttttctttttggctgGTTGGTAGGGGGGCATCTTAATTAACCCAGTGGCTCAGGTGTGATGAGGCTTAGGGGAAACAGCATCAGTAAGGGATTTCAGCACAGATCAACCTTCAGAGTGAAAGACCCAACACCAGAAACAACTTGTGGCTTTTGCCTgcagctttgttttgttttgggccaaccaccaacaacaacaaaaacttcAACAGGAATTGTCTACTGATGCTGTTTGGGCTGGCTGCTTGTGGAGAGGTCTCAGTCAGAACCAGTGCTATTGCTGACCAGAGGTATAACCACACCACCTACTGCTGGCCAGCCTTCTTTCTAATGCCCACTTTGGGTTGGGGGGTAACTTGCCTTAGACATGCCAAGAACCAAGCTAGCACTTACTCTAGTAACATTATACATATGCTGCTTCTGCTTTTTAATGGTAGTAACTGTGACTAAAGAACTGACCTACCTTACAGGAACAGTGCTGATCCTTAACTTCATCACcaggtgatgtggtggttcacttttaaaCTGTGATCTGTAGGCTTTAGCTCCTGTCGTTATATTTTTAACCCTTTTTCGCTGctcagtcagtttgacatcctggatatatccttcagaCATATATTGTACacccttctgtctgcttctctctgaatTTGCCTTTTCGTTTTTACAAAAATTTGCTATTTCTTCAGGAAGAAAATCTGAATCTGCTACCAAGCCAGTATCTGTCAGGTAAATGTAGAGTGCAGTTTTCTCTGTGTACAGTATacagttgctgtttttttctttttcttttaattctttGGGGACATTTTGTATGTTATTTCATGGTACAGTGACTTAGAATAGTAACatgatttaatatttttcaCATGTAAACATCATAATAGATCTATAACTGTTTGGGTCCTTTTAGATGGGGCCTAATGGTAAAGTCTGATTGTGATGATGATTCCCTCAGTTTATCATACAGGGTAAATTAGAGGTGCAGgttttacagttacatttagTCCTCAACTAAAATGGCCTTTTTAGTCTTGAGGAGCAAATGTCACCATCTTAGTTGCTCATTACAATAACCCTTGATTTGAGATAATGAAGGCTGAAATTTTCTAATTTAGAAGTTATGAATAACCATACCTCTATGACATTACAGCTACACCAGCCAGTGGTGCCAGTGAGAATAGCTACCTGTGTGGAAAATTAAAAGGTAGGACTCAAGTTAGATAGTTAGAtagaactaaaaaaaaaagtgccacagGCACTGGACCCTCAGTGGAGGACTGGGCCAAGCCCTGAATGAACTCAAATACTAGAAACAcccctgcatacacctgacctgtggGGCTGATGCAGCTGGACCTTATTTAATCTGATAGATATCAttagtaaaatgaaaaaaacagagagaaaggccTTCAAAAAAGATGTCAAGTTGGCCACAAAGAGGAGCACTACCCTGAAGAAGACCATGCCTGTTGAAATGCACTGGTATCCCTTATAATAAATTCCTATCACCATCAGAGTGCCTCAGTCTGCCTCTTTGTGGCCAACTTGACATCTTTTTTGAAggcctttctctctgttttttcattttgtcatccTGTACTGAAGACCACctgatttttaatatatttttttcacactgGTCCAACCCGAAGTGCAGCACTCCACCTCTCTCTCATCTAGATAGCATTAGTATTTGGTCATTAATTGGCCTCTGGCCTCATCTAATTTTGCAATACTGGCCCCAGGCAAAGCAAGTCGAGTATCCCTAGGGGGACCACAGCCGCCACCCAGCTCCATTATGACACCATTACCAGTGCCAGCCTTATCGCTGTGCTTGGAAGGATGCCATTCTGAGATTTTATGACCATAAAAGAGAATTatggaaaaatatataaataaatgagtatGGTTGAGAGGTAAGAATTCTTCATTGGAGCAAAGTTGTATCTGTAAATATTGTAGGTGGCTGAATGTGCATAAATGTGGTTGAAACATAAGGGAAAAATAGTCTTTCTTCCTGAGAAGAATGACAACATCGATTTTTTTAAGCCAGTGCTCCAGTGCGACATCTGTTCATGTTCCTGTTCATGGAGACTACTGTTAATTTCCTATTTCCAACTGACGgtcattttttttaagcatTACCATGATCCCTCCATAACTTTAACCACATCTTTATTATGGTAACTATGACAACAAAGGTCCCCTAACTGCAATGATTCCCTAAAAACAACCAAATAGATTTTGTGCCTAAGCTAACCAAAATTTACTATAGCATTGTTACATTAGGAAAGAGATTTATATGTCAACAGTGATGTGTAACAGTTTTGAAAGGCACAGACAGATGATGTCcttctgcctttgtgtgttgTTCTAGAGGGCATGGACAAATGTACACTGCTCGTGTACTTGTACAATTATATaccacatcagatcttgatgaatgaATTAGTCAAGTTGAAAATTTTTACAGATGTACACTGTAAAATTTGTTGTGAATAAAATGACATACGGtaagtggaaaccaaaatcatcaacctacggagggctggattcaaaatcacaccgaaAATCAGTGTAAATaactgaaatcacaggctgatccaacttgtaTGAATTTTACCACAACAACTTATAATGTGACTCAATAGTGTTTATGGCCGCTGCGTGCCTGTATGCACACCTGCCAACACCTGGGCATGCTCATGATGAGTCAGCGGATGGTGTCCACAaagatctcctcccagacctggaaaAAGGGCATCAATGAACACTCGGACAatctgtggtggtacttggcAGTGTCTGATGCACTGATACATcatgtcccataggtgctcagttgaatttaggtcaggggaacaagagggccagtcaatggcatcaatgtttttttcatccaggaactgcctacacactctggtcacatgaggccgggcattgtcctgcaccaggaggaacctagggcccactgcaccagcgtaaAGTCTTGTTGTGGATTTATTTGCTGACCTCCAACCAAAAAATAGTCTGTGGTGTCAAAATTCAGTAAAACTTGCTTCCAATAAAATCAAAGAAAGTTCAGAGCACTCTGAAGAAAAACCAGGAGGCTGATCAGAAGTCCAATGCAGGAGGGTTTATTCAAAGATGACATCCAAATAAAATCATGTGAGTTGGTGGTCCGGACCAAGAACTGAGCCCAAAAGGCTCGGGTACTGACCTTTACAcatagtctctctctctctctctctctcgctcactTTCTTAAGTTTTTTAACCAGTCATATGTGTAGAATTACCCTtaaggccaatttccaccagatgcgtgttggttgcgtctccgctccggcacggcagcggagccgataggattcaattctagtcaatgtgtgtgtttccaccggctgcggctgtgctgcgttccagctccgtctcagctccggcactctggagccctccgcaacagatacgcaggacttctatttttgccggacgccggagcacaacgcagcaattcagcacagagcagatcgtgcggggcaggaagtcgtgcacagaaacacaataaaacatccggttaattttcaaaataaaatacacagtgttcacggcggatcatatttccctgcactacaccttaaaaactacataatgggcagaggcaggcctgaagtcaacaggtcagaggttttcagacgtcatttcaccccgtgaacaccgtggacgaggagatattaatcatggcagtgcacagatgtcttccggcggagctgcaccgcactgcacagcaaacgcagccggtgggtattgacggatggtggagcacgcagcggataaccagcgctgccgttccgcaacggacacgcatccagtggaaatccggcgttaCTTTTTCTAAGTCATAGCCTTGGTTTCTTTCTGATTGACATGTTCACAGTACCCCATCCTTTGGTTCTACAAATAACATGTATGATTACAAAACACACCCATATGAAAACATCCAGTGAATTACCATAACATTCAGTGAATACAAAAGTCCCTTCTGATGGTACTTTGGCATTGAGAGACCGGGACCTATAGGTCTCTCCAGCAATGCTGGTGCATGACCCTTTGATAATTTGTGCATCGTAGAGGGTCTCCATCTGGGGCGACACCTGCTGACCAACCCTACAGGTTGCCCATTCTCAACCTCTGATATCTGCTGACTTGCATGATAAAAGCTGACTCTCGCTGGGCAATCTCTTTTACCTTCTGTTCGGCATTGATGAGCTCCTGTCCCATTTCCACTAGTTGATCCTGGAGTTGCAGATTCTCCTGCTCCAACTCACGTGCTCTTCCCCTGAACAGTCTGCCTCCTTACCTCAGCTGCTTGGGCTTGTGAATTTAGAAATTCTGACTGCTTGTCGGGTTGATAGCCTGCTCTTTCTGACTCTCTCATTCATTGGTGTTCTTACTGCACCCTGGGCTTTCTGGACTGGCCTGTTCTGTACTTCTTGGACTGGTGTGTTCACTAATCCCTTGTCTTTCTGGTGGGGATCCTTGCTGCGTCGCTGCTGGTGCGTCTGGCAGCCACTCTCTGGGATTGCCTCTCTGCCTGTGGCGCGGTGTGACCTGCCCCTTCCAACCCAGGAGGCTGAGCTTTCTTCTGGTATGACTCTAGTGTTTCTGGATCTTCTgctctgctgcagtggtttaggtggaaccaaacgtccttaccttcTACTTTCAGGGGTGTTCTGGTTGCTAAGCGTACTTTGAAAGGTCCTTCGCATCTGGGCTGGTTCCATTTTCTTTTGAACACTCTCACATACACCCAGTCTCCTGGAGTTACTCTCTGCAGTCCCTCTGGGATTGCAGCCTCTTTGTCCTCTGTGGCAGCTTTCACCTGCAAAAACATAGCTTTGTGTATTGAAGTCAAATGCACCaaataacattttcattttcaagctgTCCAAGTGATGGCCCTTCATAAGGACCTCTCAAATAAGGCAGTGGCATGGGTCGACCCAGGGCTGTCGCAaccggacaggcaaactaggcaattgcctagggccccaagctggaagggggcccccagagacggctgacattggtccatatcaatgacaatatgatgaaacccctatagacactgcaacaacgacaacacgttggaatcccccctaatggggccccctactagctgctgcttgcaaGTGGCTAAGTAGAGTGACCAGACGTCCCGCATTGTgcgggactgcacagcatttctgtctcttttcacgcgtcacgcaaattgagaccatgtcccgcatgattggttgccacccgcgctagcattgttggagtaccgaagtactacggtacctcacggtaccactactgtgggataagttcaaagtccaatcgcaagagggtgagtgtccatgcgccgtccaataatgGCGcgtgctggccacctggcactcaatatgctgctgcagtggtttgtatccagtgacatttcagctattagctgagctattgagtatctttaagcagtaaaagttattatttatttgtttgtaggttagatttgtttatatatgctacagtgatttgttttccacagagctctacggtgcaagcattttactcgcatttgcgactaaaaatagttttgcgcaagcaaaacaaatcattcaggagcacgctgtgcgagtatagatttcaaccagcagcagaaacgaaatgcgaatcctgctggttgtgggttgaacgggggtcacagacaccgtattcctgtcaaatacagtgCAAGATAAGAGGTTActggcgacggagaagtccggctccaggtccaataat of Epinephelus lanceolatus isolate andai-2023 chromosome 4, ASM4190304v1, whole genome shotgun sequence contains these proteins:
- the LOC144462710 gene encoding uncharacterized protein LOC144462710 → MTTMLAEVVVVVKEMSRDVQFIKSELADARFTPGGHRGPAPGTTLEMTPIDLPIMNKDNFNEAESSLKNESVCQSMIARLALVGGTSSDSMIRRMLSPALTNSLACHFNWAGKGNKQPFSRTVMQGCMFAAARQFDRKLSYLDLSNTVKKWLRCAPEREPPPSHVPPNVILFVKPFRDLGMTDLVV